A single region of the Cricetulus griseus strain 17A/GY unplaced genomic scaffold, alternate assembly CriGri-PICRH-1.0 unplaced_scaffold_1, whole genome shotgun sequence genome encodes:
- the LOC118237658 gene encoding nucleoporin SEH1-like: protein MFLPHSIEADHKDLIHDVSFDFHGRRMATCSSDQSIKVWDKSESGHWHCTASWKTHSGSVWHVTWAHPEFGQVLASCSVDRTAAVWEEVVGESNDKLRGQSHWVKRKTLLDSRTSVTDVKFAPKHMGLMLATCSADGILRIYEAPDVMNLSQWSLQHEIPCKLSCSCISWNPSISPAHYPMIAVGSNDSSRKAMTKFQIFEYNENTKKYSKAEILMTVTDPVHDIAFAPNLGRSFHILAIATKDVRIFTLKPVRKELTSSGGPTKLEIHMVAQFANHNSQVWRVSWNITGTMLASAGDDGCVRLWKANYMDNWKCAGILNGKGSPVNGSSQLGNSNPSLSSNTPNLQNSLHGSSAGRKHS from the coding sequence ATGTTTCTGCCACACAGCATCGAGGCCGACCACAAGGACCTCATCCACGATGTGTCTTTCGACTTTCATGGGCGCCGGATGGCCACCTGCTCCAGCGACCAGAGCATCAAAGTCTGGGATAAAAGTGAAAGCGGGCATTGGCATTGTACTGCTAGTTGGAAGACACATAGTGGATCTGTATGGCATGTGACATGGGCTCATCCTGAATTTGGACAGGTTTTGGCTTCCTGTTCTGTTGACCGAACAGCAGCTGTTTGGGAAGAAGTAGTAGGAGAATCAAACGATAAACTTCGAGGCCAGAGTCACTGGGTGAAGAGGAAAACTCTACTGGACAGTAGAACATCTGTTACTGATGTGAAATTTGCTCCCAAACATATGGGTCTGATGTTAGCAACCTGTTCAGCAGATGGCATACTAAGAATATATGAGGCCCCAGATGTTATGAATCTCAGCCAGTGGTCTCTACAGCACGAGATCCCATGTAAGCTGAGCTGTAGCTGTATATCTTGGAACCCTTCCATCTCTCCTGCTCATTACCCTATGATCGCAGTGGGAAGTAATGACAGCAGTCGAAAAGCAATGACCAAGTTTCAGATTTTTGAGTACAATGAAAACACCAAGAAATactcaaaagcagaaattcttatGACAGTCACAGATCCTGTTCATGATATTGCCTTTGCTCCAAATTTGGGGAGATCTTTCCACATCCTGGCAATAGCCACCAAAGATGTAAGAATTTTCACATTAAAACCTGTGAGGAAAGAACTTACTTCTTCTGGTGGTCCCACAAAACTTgaaatccatatggtggctcagtTTGCTAATCACAACTCTCAGGTCTGGAGGGTGAGTTGGAACATAACAGGAACAATGCTAGCATCCGCAGGAGATGACGGCTGCGTGAGGTTGTGGAAAGCTAATTACATGGACAATTGGAAGTGTGCTGGTATTTTGAATGGTAAAGGAAGCCCAGTAAATGGGAGTTCTCAGCTGGGAAACTCAAATCCTTCACTAAGCTCAAATACTCCAAATCTTCAAAACTCATTACATGGATCTTCTGCTGGCAGAAAGCATAGCTGA
- the LOC113837903 gene encoding LOW QUALITY PROTEIN: nucleoporin SEH1-like (The sequence of the model RefSeq protein was modified relative to this genomic sequence to represent the inferred CDS: substituted 1 base at 1 genomic stop codon) — protein MFLPRSIAAHHKDLIHDVSFDFHGRRMATCSSDQSIKVWDKSESGHWHCTASWKTHSGSVXHVTWAHPEFGQVLASCSIDRTAAVWEEVVGESNDKLRGQSHWVKRTTLLGSRTSVTDVKFAPKHMGLMLATCSADGILRIYEAPDVMNLSQWSLQHEISCKLSCSCISWNPSISPAHYPMIAVGSNDSSRKAMTKFQIFEYNENTKKYSKAEILITVTDPVHDIAFAPNLGRSFHILAIATKDVRIFTLKPVRKELTSSGGPTKLEIHMVAQFANHNSQVWRVSWNITGTVLASTGDDGCVRLWKANYMDNWKCTGILNCKGSPVNGSSQLGNSNPSLSTNTPNLQNSLHGSSAGRKHN, from the coding sequence ATGTTTCTGCCACGCAGCATCGCGGCCCACCACAAGGACCTCATCCACGATGTGTCTTTCGACTTTCACGGGCGCCGGATGGCCACCTGCTCCAGCGACCAGAGCATCAAAGTCTGGGATAAAAGTGAAAGCGGTCATTGGCATTGTACTGCTAGTTGGAAGACACATAGTGGATCTGTATGACATGTGACATGGGCTCATCCTGAATTTGGACAGGTTTTGGCGTCCTGTTCTATTGACCGAACAGCAGCTGTTTGGGAAGAAGTAGTAGGAGAATCAAACGATAAACTTCGAGGCCAGAGTCACTGGGTGAAGAGGACAACTCTACTGGGCAGTAGAACATCTGTTACTGATGTGAAATTTGCTCCCAAACATATGGGTCTGATGTTAGCAACCTGTTCAGCAGATGGCATACTAAGAATATATGAGGCCCCAGATGTTATGAATCTCAGCCAGTGGTCTCTACAGCACGAGATCTCATGTAAGCTGAGCTGTAGCTGTATTTCTTGGAACCCTTCCATCTCTCCTGCTCATTACCCCATGATCGCAGTGGGAAGTAATGACAGCAGTCGAAAAGCAATGACCAAGTTTCAGATTTTTGAGTACAATGAAAACACCAAGAAATactcaaaagcagaaattcttatAACAGTAACAGATCCTGTTCATGATATTGCCTTTGCTCCAAATTTGGGGAGATCTTTCCACATCCTGGCAATAGCCACCAAAGATGTAAGAATTTTCACATTAAAACCTGTGAGGAAAGAACTTACTTCTTCTGGTGGTCCCACAAAACTTgaaatccatatggtggctcagtTTGCTAATCACAACTCTCAGGTCTGGAGGGTGAGTTGGAACATAACAGGAACAGTGCTAGCATCCACAGGAGATGACGGCTGTGTAAGGTTGTGGAAAGCTAATTATATGGACAATTGGAAGTGTACTGGTATTTTGAATTGTAAAGGAAGCCCAGTAAATGGGAGTTCTCAGCTGGGAAACTCAAATCCTTCACTAAGCACAAATACTCCAAATCTTCAAAATTCATTACATGGATCTTCTGCTGGCAGAAAGCATAACTGA